A window of Castanea sativa cultivar Marrone di Chiusa Pesio chromosome 1, ASM4071231v1 contains these coding sequences:
- the LOC142643857 gene encoding receptor-like protein 7, with protein sequence MFMTIYTPQHTINFIRPSNLYCFECLFLNHPMRIPLFSGLLQILICSLTLMFSVSGQCLGDQRSYLLEFKNSLAFESEFSTKLVRWNESVDCCSWEGVTCSKGHVVGLNLDGESIYDGLDSSSSLFRLHYLEHLNLVYENVEPSHIPPEFGKLTNLRYLNLSHSGFTGQIPVEISRLIRLVTLDLSFISFEIELTLLDPNLATLVQNLTRLEELYLDGVIIACEGKEWCQALSSSLPNLRVLSMSYCDLQGQPESSLQKLQSLKIINLNHNNISAPVPEFFADFRNLTSLNLRSCGLNGQFPKKIFQVPTLQTVDLSNNELLQGSLPEFYPNGSLQSLLLTGTNFSGTLPDSIGSLKRLFEMDLSRCNFNGLIPSSMANLTQLVYLNMSVNYFTGPIPSFSMAKNLTMIDLSYNHLTGKITFAHWKELQRLVGLYLHHNSLEGSIPASLFSLPSLRKLHLSNNHFSGQLHEFSHVSSFLLEELDLSSNHLEGPIPMSIFELQGLYSLTVSSNNFNGSLQLNVIQQLRNLTSLDISKNNLLIEYNGTNSLLSSFPKIETLVLASNKLKTFPEFLRNQTSLSKLDLSNNQMHGEIPNWFWKLPALNYVNLSCNYLEGLLLNLHSLVFLDLHSNQLQGQLPTPLPFFFYLDLSRNNFNSVIPALDLSWTDNIHSGFLSLSSNKFHGQIPESICNATSLRVLDLSNNSINGTIPHCISSMSNGLRVLHLGRNNLTGKISDTFPSDCSLQTLNVNKNLLEGLVPKSLANCTNLEVLDIGNNQIHDVFPCYLKGISNLRVLVLQSNKFYGYVGCGGPNVTWPMLQIVDLASNNFSGKISINTLPNSKAMMVDNEAQSELNDLHFEESYIHYLDPITSFIVKDYYQDVITITIKGQVIELVKILTIFTSIDISCNSLEGPIPEEIGILKSLHILNLSHNAFTGRIPPSLGKLSQLESLDLSSNKLIGEIPVQLADGLIFLSVLNLSFNQLVGPIPYIKQFATFLESSFEGNKGLYGCPLKTKCAFAEPRSSPPTSEDNDSNSWPLIDWNYLSLELGFFFGLGMIIWPLVFCKRWRIQYCKHVDDILFRIFPQLYLGGKQYRGIRAHRNVGQRQ encoded by the coding sequence ATGTTCATGACGATTTACACTCCTCAACACACCATTAATTTCATCAGACCTTCAAATCTTTACTGTTTTgagtgtttatttttaaatcatccAATGAGAATTCCACTCTTTTCTGGGCTTCTCCAGATACTCATATGCTCACTTACCCTCATGTTTTCCGTGTCTGGTCAATGTCTTGGAGATCAAAGATCCTATTTGCTCGAATTCAAGAACAGCCTCGCGTTCGAGAGTGAGTTTTCCACGAAACTGGTGCGTTGGAACGAAAGTGTTGATTGCTGTTCGTGGGAAGGAGTAACCTGCAGCAAGGGACATGTTGTCGGTCTCAACCTCGATGGCGAATCAATTTATGATGGACTTGACAGTTCAAGTAGCCTTTTCCGTCTTCATTATCTCGAGCACCTGAATTTGGTTTATGAAAACGTCGAACCTTCTCATATTCCACCGGAATTTGGAAAGCTGACAAATTTGAGATATTTGAATTTGTCACATTCTGGCTTTACGGGGCAAATTCCCGTTGAGATTTCACGCCTCATAAGGTTAGTTACTCTTGATTTGTCTTTCATCTCTTTTGAAATAGAGCTGACACTTCTAGACCCAAATTTAGCTACGCTAGTTCAGAATCTCACGCGCCTTGAGGAACTTTATCTTGATGGTGTAATTATAGCATGTGAAGGGAAAGAGTGGTGTCAGGCCTTATCATCTTCACTGCCAAATCTAAGAGTGTTGAGCATGTCATATTGTGATCTTCAGGGGCAACCTGAATCCTCCTTACAGAAGCTTCAGTCTCtcaaaataattaatctcaACCATAACAATATTTCTGCTCCAGTTCCAGAATTTTTTGCAGATTTCAGAAATTTGACATCCTTGAATCTCCGTTCTTGTGGATTGAATGGACAATTTCCAAAAAAGATCTTCCAGGTTCCAACACTGCAGACGGTAGACTTATCAAATAATGAGCTACTTCAAGGTTCTTTGCCAGAATTTTATCCAAATGGTTCTCTTCAGTCACTGCTGCTTACAGGTACAAACTTTTCAGGGACACTTCCTGATTCTATTGGCAGCCTTAAAAGGTTATTTGAAATGGATCTTTCAAGGTGCAATTTCAATGGATTAATCCCAAGCTCCATGGCAAACCTTACTCAATTGGTTTATTTGAACATGTCAGTAAATTATTTCACCGGACCAATTCCATCATTCAGCATGGCAAAGAATCTGACCATGATAGATCTTTCTTATAATCATTTGACAGGTAAGATTACTTTTGCTCACTGGAAAGAGCTTCAGAGGCTAGTGGGCCTTTATTTGCATCACAATTCACTTGAAGGGAGTATTCCGGcgtctcttttttctcttccatcATTGCGAAAATTGCATCTTAGCAACAACCATTTTTCTGGTCAACTTCATGAATTTTCACATGTTTCTTCTTTCCTACTGGAAGAACTTGATTTGAGTAGCAATCACTTGGAAGGGCCAATTCCCATGTCTATCTTTGAACTCCAAGGTCTTTATAGCCTAACAGTTTCTTCAAACAACTTTAATGGCTCTTTACAGCTTAATGTGATTCAGCAGTTGAGAAATCTTACCAGTCTAGatatttccaaaaacaacttGTTGATTGAATATAATGGGACTAATTCCTTATTATCCTCCTTTCCCAAAATTGAGACATTGGTTTTGGCTTCTAACAAGTTGAAAACATTTCCTGAATTCTTGAGAAACCAAACATCTTTATCTAAGCTAGACCTTTCAAATAATCAGATGCATGGAGAGATACCCAACTGGTTTTGGAAACTTCCTGCACTGAATTATGTAAATCTCTCATGTAACTACCTTGAGGGACTTTTACTCAATCTTCATTCATTAGTTTTTCTAGACCTTCACTCCAACCAACTCCAAGGGCAACTCCCAACTCccctaccattttttttttatctggaCTTGTCAAGGAATAATTTCAACTCTGTTATACCAGCGCTGGACTTGTCATGGACTGACAACATTCACAGTGGTTTCTTATCTCTTTCAAGCAATAAATTCCATGGGCAAATCCCTGAATCAATATGCAATGCTACATCTCTTAGAGTTCTAGATCTGTCTAATAACTCCATAAATGGAACAATTCCCCATTGCATCTCTTCAATGAGTAATGGTTTAAGGGTTCTGCATTTAGGGAGAAACAACCTCACTGGCAAAATATCTGATACATTTCCAAGTGATTGTAGTTTACAAACTCTGAATGTCAATAAAAACCTACTAGAAGGTTTGGTACCAAAGTCTCTTGCCAATTGCACAAATTTGGAGGTATTGGACATTGGGAACAACCAGATACATGATGTCTTCCCATGTTACTTAAAAGGCATATCTAATTTGCGCGTCCTTGTATTGCAATCGAACAAATTTTATGGGTATGTTGGTTGTGGAGGGCCAAATGTTACTTGGCCAATGCTTCAAATTGTAGATCTAGCCTCTAACAACTTTAGTGGTAAGATATCAATAAATACCCTGCCTAACTCAAAGGCAATGATGGTTGATAATGAGGCTCAGTCAGAGCTCAATGACCTCCATTTCGAAGAATCCTATATCCATTACCTCGATCCTATAACATCCTTTATCGTTAAGGATTATTATCAAGATGTAATAACAATTACCATTAAAGGTCAAGTGATTGAGTTGGTGAAGATTCTTACTATTTTCACTTCAATTGACATTTCATGCAACAGTCTTGAAGGGCCCATACCAGAAGAAATAGGAATACTCAAATCCTTGCATATTCTCAACTTGTCGCACAATGCTTTCACAGGCCGAATCCCACCATCTCTGGGAAAATTAAGTCAACTTGAGTCACTAGACTTATCAAGCAACAAGCTTATAGGGGAAATCCCTGTGCAACTAGCAGATGGTCTTATTTTCTTGTCAGTCCTAAACCTCTCATTTAATCAATTAGTTGGGCCAATTCCATACATCAAGCAATTTGCTACATTTTTGGAATCTTCCTTTGAAGGGAACAAAGGACTATATGGGTGTCCTTTGAAGACAAAATGCGCATTTGCAGAGCCAAGGTCATCGCCTCCAACATCTGAAGATAATGACTCAAATTCTTGGCCTTTAATTGACTGGAATTACTTAAGTTTGGagctgggatttttttttggcttgggGATGATCATTTGGCCTCTTGTGTTTTGTAAGAGGTGGAGGATTCAGTATTGCAAACACGTTGATGACATTTTATTCAGGATCTTCCCACAGCTGTACCTTGGAGGAAAACAGTACCGAGGAATCCGAGCACATAGGAATGTGGGGCAGAGGCAGTAG